The Primulina huaijiensis isolate GDHJ02 chromosome 17, ASM1229523v2, whole genome shotgun sequence genome window below encodes:
- the LOC140963620 gene encoding phosphatidylglycerophosphate phosphatase PTPMT2-like — MKIEELGDSTDGVLERIYSGNDKGRRLIPVGVDAKRALVGAGARILFYPTLLYNVFRNKIQAEFRWWDQLDQFILLGAVPFPKDVPRLKHLGVGGVITLNEPYETLVPTSLYHAHGIDHLVIPTRDYLFAPSFVDINRAVDFIHKNASAGRTTYVHCKAGRGRSTTVVLCYLVEYNHMSPAAALEYVRSRRPRVLLAPSQWKAVQEYKQQRMASKAMCTSGDVVLITKADLEGYRSPCNDISGKELMAIPRISRSMPMMAKLSCLFSSLKVSGSCVPIMRQLTEARAC; from the exons ATGAAGATCGAGGAATTGGGTGATTCGACAGATGGTGTGTTGGAGAGAATCTACAGTGGTAATGATAAGGGAAGAAGGCTGATCCCTGTCGGGGTCGACGCGAAACGAGCTTTGGTTGGGGCTGGTGCTCGGATCCTTTTCTACCCGACCCTTTTGTACAACGTCTTCCGGAATAAAATTCAAGCGGAGTTCAGGTGGTGGGATCAACTTGATCAG TTTATCCTGCTTGGAGCCGTTCCATTTCCAAAGGACGTGCCTCGGCTGAAGCATCTTGGAGTTGGTGGTGTAATTACTCTGAACGAGCCCTATGAAACTTTGGTTCCGACATCTTTGTACCAT GCTCATGGAATAGACCATCTTGTAATCCCGACAAGAGATTATCTGTTTGCTCCATCGTTTGTGGATATTAATCGAGCTGTAGATTTCATTCACA AAAATGCTTCTGCTGGTCGAACAACATATGTGCACTGCAAAGCTGGACGGGGACGGAGCACAACCGTTGTCCTCTGTTATCTG GTGGAATATAATCATATGAGTCCTGCTGCAGCACTTGAATATGTTCGGTCTAGAAGACCCAGGGTACTATTGGCTCCATCCCAGTGGAAG GCTGTTCAAGAATACAAGCAGCAGCGGATGGCCTCAAAGGCAATGTGTACTTCGGGAGATGTTGTACTAATTACAAAAGCTGATCTCGAAGGTTATCGTAGCCCTTGCAACGACATCTCTGGCAAGGAGCTGATGGCCATACCCAGAATATCGAGGTCAATGCCTATGATGGCTAAGCTCTCTTGCCTCTTTTCATCTTTAAAAGTTTCAGGTAGCTGCGTACCGATAATGAGGCAGCTAACCGAGGCGCGTGCTTGCTAG
- the LOC140963619 gene encoding mitochondrial-processing peptidase subunit alpha-like: MYRAAAFRLRALKTQTGHGGLARYASTGAVATKSSSGGFFGWLTGEKSSSLPSLDFPLKDVVLPAPLPDYVEPGKTKITTLPNGLKIASEVSANPAASIGLYVDCGSIYETPASYGVTHLLERMAFKSTTNRSHLRIVREVEAIGGNVTASASREHMSYTYDALKTYVPQMVELLIDCVRNPAFLDWEVSEQLQKVNSDISECSKNPQHLLLEAIHSTGYSGPYGNALMASESAASRLNSSVLEEFVAENYTASRMILAASGVEHDKLLEYAEPLLSDLPVVSRPSEPKPIYTGGDFRQQGESGVTHFALAFELPCGWIKEKEAITLTVLQMLMGGGGSFSAGGPGKGMYSRLYLRVLNEHPQIQSFSAFNSIFNNTGLFGIQGSTGSDFATNAIDIAVKELIAVATPGEVNGVQLDRAKQSTKSAILMNLESRMVVSEDIGKQILTYGERKPVEHFLKAVDEVTAQDIAKTAQKLLSSPLTMASYGDVLHLPSYEAVSSRFHSK, from the exons ATGTATAGAGCGGCGGCATTTCGGCTTCGAGCTCTCAAG ACTCAAACAGGCCATGGGGGATTGGCTAGATATGCGAGTACAGGTGCTGTTGCTACCAAGTCATCATCAGGAGGTTTCTTTGGTTGGTTAACTGGGGAGAAGTCCTCGTCACTTCCCTCTTTAGACTTCCCACTTAAGGATGTAGTTCTTCCCGCTCCATTACCTGATTATGTTGAGCCCGGAAAGACTAAAATAACCACTCTTCCAAATGGTCTCAAGATTGCTTCTGAAGTATCAGCG AACCCTGCTGCTTCAATTGGGTTATATGTTGATTGTGGCTCAATCTATGAAACTCCAGCTTCTTATGGGGTCACACATTTATTGGAACGTATGGCCTTCAAAAGTACCACTAACCGGAGCCACCTACGTATTGTGCGAGAAGTTGAAGCAATTGGTGGTAATGTAACTGCGTCTGCCTCTCGGGAGCATATGAGTTACACTTATGATGCATTGAAGACCTATGTTCCTCAAATGGTAGAGCTTCTTATTGACTGTGTTAGAAACCCGGCTTTTTTGGATTGGGAAGTTAGTGAACAACTCCAGAAGGTGAATTCTGATATTAGCGAGTGCTCAAAAAACCCTCAGCACTTGCTCTTGGAGGCCATTCATTCAACTGGTTACTCTGGTCCCTATGGAAATGCTCTTATGGCTTCAGAATCTGCAGCTAGCAGATTAAACAGTTCCGTTTTGGAGGAATTTGTTGCA GAAAACTACACGGCTTCTAGGATGATCCTTGCAGCTTCTGGTGTTGAGCATGATAAACTGTTAGAATATGCCGAGCCTCTGCTATCAGATCTACCAGTTGTTTCTCGACCTTCAGAACCTAAGCCTATTTATACTGGAGGTGATTTTCGTCAGCAAGGAGAATCAGGG GTAACTCACTTTGCTCTCGCCTTTGAACTTCCTTGTGGCTGGATCAAAGAAAAGGAAGCTATAACATTGACAGTTCTTCAG ATGCTCATGGGAGGAGGTGGGTCTTTCTCTGCTGGTGGTCCTGGAAAGGGGATGTACTCAAGATTAT ATCTTCGTGTCCTGAATGAGCATCCTCAGATTCAATCCTTTTCTGCATTCAATAGCATTTTCAACAATACTGGATTATTTGGAATTCAAGGCTCCACA GGATCTGATTTTGCGACAAATGCCATTGACATAGCTGTTAAAGAACTCATTGCGGTTGCAACTCCTGGAGAAG TTAATGGTGTACAACTTGATCGGGCTAAACAATCAACGAAATCTGCCATTTTGATGAACCTAGAATCCAGA ATGGTTGTATCAGAAGACATAGGTAAACAAATTTTGACATACGGAGAGAG GAAACCTGTGGAGCATTTCTTGAAGGCTGTTGACGAAGTTACAGCTCAAGATATTGCAAAAACAGCGCAAAAACTTTTATCATCACCACTCACAATGGCATCTTATGGCGATG TTCTGCATCTACCGAGCTACGAGGCGGTTTCCAGTAGGTTCCATTCAAAATGA
- the LOC140963242 gene encoding nudix hydrolase 8-like: protein MASYHSMVCKSPGFFGHNVTGGDSRIAWTNHTATLYQSFFSKHGTANMSSFQLNSYPTRRLRHKNHAQEKGVRVLSADSITTNSSIELLNAWDDEYNGVLVEPRSLPSAANAFASALKASLSSWKSKGKKGIWLKLLEEQADLVPIAIQEGFIYHHAEPGYVMLTYWIPDEPCLLPSGPSHQIGIAGFVINDKKQILVVKEKCSCLCAGIWKLPTGYINKSEELFSGAVREVKEETGIDTRFLELVAFRHVHKVAFEKSDLLFVCMLKPLSFDIKIDENEIQEAKWISADELLKQEFYEDDEMSKRVIEICIETYEKNYSGFFAHQVTSKFDGKLSYLYYKHVNIK, encoded by the exons ATGGCATCTTATCATAGTATGGTCTGCAAATCGCCAGGTTTTTTTGGCCACAATGTTACCGGGGGTGATTCAAGAATTGCATGGACTAATCATACTGCCACATTATACCAAA GCTTCTTTTCCAAGCACGGAACTGCGAACATGTCAAGTTTTCAGCTCAACTCTTATCCAACACGACGTTTACGCCACAAAAATCATGCACAGGAAAAGGGGGTTCGAGTTTTGTCCGCAGACTCGATAACAACAAATTCGTCCATTGAATTATTGAATGCATGGGACGATGAATACAATGGAGTCCTCGTCGAACCGAGAAGCTTACCTTCAGCTGCAAACGCTTTTGCATCAGCACTCAAGGCTTCTTTATCATCCTGGAAATCCAAG GGAAAAAAGGGTATATGGCTAAAATTGTTGGAAGAGCAAGCCGATCTTGTTCCAATAGCTATTCAG GAAGGTTTTATATATCACCATGCCGAGCCCGGATATGTTATGCTAACATATTGGATCCCTGATGAGCCTTGTCTGCTACCTTCGGGACCTTCGCATCAAATAGGTATCGCGGGATTCGTGATTAACGATAAAAAACAG ATCCTTGTGGTAAAAGAAAAGTGTTCTTGTCTATGCGCCGGAATTTGGAAACTGCCCACTGGCTATATCAATAAG TCAGAAGAATTGTTCTCAGGAGCTGTAAGAGAAGTGAAAGAAGAAACGGGt ATAGACACAAGATTCTTGGAACTGGTAGCTTTCAG ACATGTCCACAAGGTGGCTTTTGAGAAGTCAGATTTGCTATTTGTCTGCATGCTTAAGCCATTGTCGTTCGATATCAAGATTGACGAAAACGAAATTCAGGAAGCGAAG TGGATAAGTGCGGATGAACTCTTGAAGCAAGAATTTTACGAAGATGACGAGATGTCAAAGAGGGTGATTGAGATTTGTATTGAAACATACGAAAAAAATTACAGTGGATTCTTTGCACACCAGGTGACATCTAAATTTGATGGGAAGCTATCGTACTTGTATTACAAGCATGTGAATATCAAGTGA